The region atatataaggtatatttttatttcaaTAAAGTTTCCATTAAAAATCGTACTTACAGGAAGGAATTGAAGTAGTTATAGTCGGGGATTACACGTAGCTAATAGTGTATATGATTTACATAAATATAAAATCACGAACGGCAGAAGCCCGAGAGGCCGCGGAAGAAATTGGAgtagcaagatggcgccggcctGGCCAAATCGCTTTGCGGGTGTAGGAAGATGGTTGTGGTCGAACTTCCGGTTGGATAAGAAGACTCAACATCcgggaggaggaagatggcggcgTCCAGTCAGGTTTGTCAGGGAGCGACTGAGAAAACGGAGTCCGAAGAGAAGGAGGCAGACGGTAAGTGAGGAGCTGAGGGTCTCCTCCTAGCCGGTGGGGGGCGCCATTGCAGAATCTGACGATATGGAGGTGTACAGCCTCATGCGCAcatgatgtctttctcctcgtgacTCCAACTACATCCACTTCTATGGACGACGTCAGCTCCGTGCGGCCCAGGCAGCGTGTGGGGGAGGCCGGGGTCCCCGTCTGTCATACAGGGGTGTGCTAAGCCGGGGGATGGTCACCACAAACCTCTGCGGATCGCAGAGAGACCGCGCGCGGTCCTTAGTTACACAGCTAGATAGACCTTAAAGGCAGTGTGTCACCAGAAAACGACCGGGGCCGGTATTATTATTATGTCACATACATATTTTCTCTCCAAACCACAAAAAAGTCATATTACAATCTttacttaaaaaaacaaaatttgtaATCTTTCTCTTTatgctctccccccccccccgagcatTATAGGCTCACACATCCTGTACTTTCAGGAATAGTTTTCAGAAGGCTCCTTATCTTCAGAGGCAGGATTATAATGACCAGGGCGACCATATTCAGctgataactcaggatccaccattcacaatagatgatatcacagctcacctccacctcctcctgtacaatgactgataacacctctatatacagtagataacacaggatccaccattcacaatagatgatgtcacagcgcacctcctcctcctgtacaatgactgataacacctctatatacagtagataacaggatccaccattcacaataggtgatgtcacagctcacctcctcctcctgtacaatgactgataacacctctatatacagtagataacacaggatccaccattcacaataggtgatgtcacagcgcacctcctcctgctgtacaatgactgataacacctctatatacagtagataacaggatccaccattcacaataggtgatgtcacagctcacctcctcctcctgtacaatgactgataacacctctatatacagtagataacacaggatccaccattcacaataggtgatgtcacagctcacctcctcctgctgtacaatgactgataacacctctatatacagtagataacacaggatccatcattcacaatagatgatatcacagctcacctccacctcctcctgtacaatgactgaaaacacctctatatacagtagataacacaggatccaccattcacaataggtgatgtcacagctcacctcctcctcctgtacaatgactgatagcacttctatatacagtagataacacaggatccaccattcacaataggtgatgtcacagctcacctcctcctgtacaatgactgataacacctctatatacagtagataacaccggatccaccattcacaataggtgatgtcacagatcacctcctcctcctgtacaatgactgataacacctctatatacagtagataacaccggatccaccattcacaataggtgatgtcacagatcaccgcctcctcctgtacaatgactgataacacctctatatacagtagataacacaggatccaccattcacaataggtgatgtcacagctcacctcatcctcctgtacaatgactgataacacctctatatacagtagataacacaggatccactattcacaataggtgatgtcacagctcacctcatcctcctgtacaatgactgataacacctctatatacagtcagggccggcccgagagattgcggcgccctaggcgaaactattttgttgcgcccctactacttttaacatacctcccaacttttgaagatgggaaagcgggacaaagtttgcggcgtgctttgcgcgccgcggcagattttaggccacacctctgtccacacccattcataactagccacacccatatccacgtcccaaacacacccatttagcactgctgatcacactgtttcttaaagaataattataaacaaaaaaatatggccacacagtgctccatactgtataatggccacacatgatgctccatactgtataatggccacacatgatgctccatactgtatattggctggacatgatacttcataccgtataatggccacacatagctactcctacacacgcggctgcgctccgtacacacgtgctccgctccatacacctcgtacacacgcggctccgctctgtacacctcgtacacatttagctccgctccatacacctcatacacatggctccgctccgtacgcctcatacacacacggctctgctccatacacctcatacacattcagctccgctccatacaccttttgccttttgaaaagattttttataattttttctattttttctctggcgtccccttagggttggcgccctaggcggccgcctagttcgcctatacgttcgggccggccctgtatacagtagataatacaggatccaccattcactataggtgatgtcacagctcacctcctcctcccgtacaatgactgataacacctctatatacagcagataacacaggatccaccattcacaataggtgatgtcacagctcacctcttcctcccgtacaatgactgataacacctctatatacagcagataacacaggatccaccatacacaacaggtgatgtcacagctcacctcctcctgtacaatgactgataacacctctatatacagtagataacacaggatccaccattcacaataggtgatgtcacagctcacctcctcctcctgtacaatgactgataacacctctatatacagtagataacacacgatccccattcacaataggtgatgtcacagctcacctcctcctcctgtacaatgactgataacacctctattctatctatctttttttttttagttgatgCATCGGAACCTTCCAATGAGGTCCAGAACCAAAAACCAGAATATGAGAAACCCACATGTGATGATGAGATGGACATCATTGTAGATGATGGCAAAGTGCTGGCCAAGGCCCTAAAAGTGGCCAGGTGTTTGGGTAGCCGCGAAGACCCCGTAAGGCAGGACCCGGCCCCCGTTACAGGCCCTCTATTAGATATGTTTACTGAGATTGCTGCGAGCCAGGTGCCCATCCGCAGCCAGCAGATTGGAGAGCCCGAGTTCAGCCACGAGCAGAAGATGGCGTTGCTTCTGGACCTGTACAAGACGAAGCCTCTCATCTTTCTTGAGCGTTTTCGGAAGGTTCTAAAGGAAGAACATCTGGAAAGCTTCAGTCACTTATCTGGTGACTACACCGCCGATTTCTACTTCAAGGAGATCCGCAAAGCATCACTCAAGAAAGTCCATCACACAAGGGTCCGGAACAAGAGGTACGCCGCCCTCCAGCAGCTGATCTCAGGTACGACAGTCACCATCGCTCACTGCTCCGTATGGACGATGGCAGGGACCGTGAAAAATCTGTCATCTCCAGTGAGAGCTGCGGACAGTCATGTGTTTTCCCTGCAGCAGATTTCGTATGAGGGGTGAAGGGGTGACCGTGTAATACTAAGTCAGGCCGCGTCCTCCTGGTCTACTAAAGTGGTCTCTGTGAGGTCCATCATCCCCCTAGTAGAGCAGATGAGCACTTGTCCACATAAAGACAATTTTTGTTTTTACCTTTTCAGTCTTTCCTCTCCTTCGAAGAACCATTTTAATTCAACCCATAGCCATATGGGGCTTGTATTCACGGGACAGGTTTGTAGCTTTGAAAGAcctcatttattttaccatataattgtactggaaaaaaaaaacagaaaaatggaaaatgggttgaaatggtaaaaaaacagcaattctgccattgGTTTTTTAAATTTAGTTTTTACAGTTTTCACGGAAAAATGACCTGTTACCTCGatcctccaggtcagtacgattgctGCCGTACCAAACATATGTTTTTTTtgtgatttattattatttttcagggTAAAATACTCTTTTTATGAGAGACGTAACTTTTATTTTTCGGGATGTGGAACAATGTGAcggatttggttttttttttgcgtgctgagctgtcgtTTTATTGGTACCGCTTTGATCGGTTTGTATTTCGTTTTTGGAGGAAATTGCGGTGCTCTGCGACAGCAATTCTGGCATTTATTTATTATGGAATTGCGTGATTttaaactttaattaaaaaaaagttacaaatatttttaatttttttgtatattttcactttattttttattCCTCATAGGGGGCTTGAAACCTTAATGTATCATAAAATCATGGTCTAATATGCCAAGCAGGCCCCCACCATAAGCACCCATTAATTGTGTCACACAGGGAATGATGGACGCCCAAAAAAGATGCATCACTTACATAGTTATACAGCAGCGAGTTCCcgtcgctgctgttagaggcaagGGCTGGCTGTTTTACACAGCAGCCACCTGCTCTGTATGGAGCGGGTGCAGCTCCTGAACCTGCTCCATGATAAATACATCATCGAGTGTAAGGGATTAAATCTGTAAGCAATTTTCCAGTACTTGGACATTGATAAGCTCAAAGTTTGATTAGTGGGGTCCGACCTCCGTTTCTTTGCTGTGCATCATGTGTCTGGACGTGTGCCTGGTACAGGGCCACAAACCCTCCTGAagttctcatatcccttatttcctACAGCCGGGGACTATTTCAGCGACGAGCAAATGCGAGCTCGGGACCCCCTGATGTACGAGCACTATGTGGGCCAGTACCAGAGCGAggaggagatcatgtcacagaataGTCGGGATATGGCGCAGGCGACTTCCCTGTCTGATGTCCTCCTCAACTCTTGCGAGGAGCAGTCCCTACAGAGGAGGCTGGAGGCCCAGCGTGAGATGGAGCAGAACtgtgaggaggaagaagaggatgaggacaGTGAAGAGGAAGGTGAGTCACACACTCTCAAACCTCCAGACCTTTTCATGAAATTAATTCCTGTAATTCTTTTGGGTGGGCACTTTTAGAGAGTACCGGTCCTAAACACAAATCCTGTAGAAAAAAATGGTTTCTTTGCCCCCAGACCCTACAGAAAGCTAAAACTGTTGTTGGTGCAGGTACCAGTCTAAAATGTCCTGGTTACTGTACAAATTCTCTTTTTGAGTGGGTGGCTCTACTAAACGTAAAGAGGTGGTAAATAAGAGGACATTCCAGCACCTATAGTACTGACAGAATGCTGGAACTTCCTTTCTGTAAGCCCTATAGGTGCTGGAACGTCCTTTCTCTTATTTACCACCTCTTTACCTTTAGTAGTCACACTGGGTCAGAACATCACATGAATCCTGGATCCTTTATCATTCAGAGTCTGAAGTACAGTCTGAAGAGGAGCAAGAGGTGGACAACGAGGAAAAGGCTCTGATGAGGGACGAGTTCGTCAGCCGGATGCATCAGAGGTTTCTGGATGGAAAAGATTGGGATTTCAACTACAGGTAAGGGAGCTGCGTCTGTACGCGGCGGGGGAGAGTCATTATAATTAATACATGTAGAGAATGATTGTTACATGCGGCAACCAAGGAAAGGTTCATTTATTAGCTGTTGGGTATTACTAGAGCGCCCTCTTCTGGGGCTCACATATATGCACATGGTTGCCCGCACATTCCATGCATCTCTGGACCTACTGTGGGATCCAATTTTTAGCAATCGGACCCCCTGAGATCTAACATTTAACACTTAGCCCATGTATAGGTGAAAAATGTTCAGAAAAGAGAGTAGAGGAAAGGGATGTTCCGGTAATTAACCTCTTCCTAACTTGAGGTGCACACCCATTGAAGATGTATGTTACAGGCTCAGAACCAGAGCCCGCT is a window of Ranitomeya variabilis isolate aRanVar5 chromosome 2, aRanVar5.hap1, whole genome shotgun sequence DNA encoding:
- the CCDC97 gene encoding coiled-coil domain-containing protein 97, giving the protein MAASSQVCQGATEKTESEEKEADVDASEPSNEVQNQKPEYEKPTCDDEMDIIVDDGKVLAKALKVARCLGSREDPVRQDPAPVTGPLLDMFTEIAASQVPIRSQQIGEPEFSHEQKMALLLDLYKTKPLIFLERFRKVLKEEHLESFSHLSGDYTADFYFKEIRKASLKKVHHTRVRNKRYAALQQLISAGDYFSDEQMRARDPLMYEHYVGQYQSEEEIMSQNSRDMAQATSLSDVLLNSCEEQSLQRRLEAQREMEQNCEEEEEDEDSEEEESEVQSEEEQEVDNEEKALMRDEFVSRMHQRFLDGKDWDFNYSEVDDNPDFDNLDIVNRDEEERYFDDDKDEGIDEMEEEDDHRANGQERVGSE